From the Streptomyces sp. NBC_01216 genome, the window GCGCGGGTCAGGTTGAAGGCGAGGGCGGCCAGCGCGAGCCAGGCGGCGTTCGCCTGGAAGCTGCCCGAGGGGGCGTGTGCGAACGGGCCGTTCTTCAGCTCGGAGATCACCTGTTCCACGATCGCGTGGCGCCGGTGGTCACGCTCGGCGTCGATGAGCGGCAGCGTGCTGTCGGTGAACGCGGCGTGGTAGCGCCAGGCGGTGAACAGCTCGCCCTGGCCCCCGGGCACGGTCGCGGGGTTCAGGCGCTTGACGCGTCGCACGATGAGACGGGCGGTGACCTGCTGCTTCTTCGGTTTCGAGGTGAAGGCGGTGTACTCGATCTCGGCGATCTCGGCGTCCGATATCCAGCGTTCCTCCTCGCTGTCCCACACCGCCTTGGGGTACTTGATCGGCGTCCAGGCCGTCTCGTCGATAGCGGCGATGGCCTGCTTGACGGAGGCGTTCATCCGCACCGTGACGGAGAAGCGGGCGCCGAGCGCGCGGCAGGCGGCGATCACCTCGGCGGCGTAGTAGGCCGCATCCGCCCGCACGGTCAGCATCCCGGTCGCACCGGACGCGCGGGCGGTGCGGACCGCCTCGGCGGCGAACGAACCGGCTCCGCGCACCGAGTTCACGCTGCCCTTGCGCAGCCTGGTTGCGGCGATCACCGGGGCGGCCAGCGGCGTGGACAGCGTCGCGATCAGCGCGTTCAGGCCCTTGACCTTGTTGTATCCGTAACCGGTGCCCTGTTTGGCATAGCCGTGGACCGGCTTGATGGTGTCGTCCAGATCGAGGTAGGCGACCGTGTCGGCGCCGGGCAGCAGCGGGGTGTGCGCGGCCAGGCGAGGCAGGAACCGGCGGGCGACGGCGTGCAGTTGCTTCACGTGCCCGTGGGTGAAGGACCGCAGGAAGCTGCCGAGGGTCGACGGGGCGCGGACCCCGGTGAACAGGCGCCGCATCGCGCCGTGCCGCAGCCGGTCCATGTCGTCGATACTGTCCGCGCCCGCGGCCATGCCCGCGATGAGCGCCATCGACTTGGCGGCCGGGAAGGAACCGGTGCCGTTCTTCGAGGCCGGCAGCCGCATCATCTCGCCGACCAGGCCGGGCAGGCCGCACCGCTCGGCCAGGCGCACCAGCGGCGCGAGCCCGCCGTACGCGATCAGATTCGGATCATCGAACCGTGCGGAGACCTTCGCCGCGGCATGGGAAGATTGCATCTCAGAAGTGCCCTGTTGGTCGTGCGTGCTGGAAGCGTGAGAACTCCCATCATCGCAGGTCACAGGGCACTTCCTCGTTCCCGGCAACGTCACCGCCGCACATCAACCGGTGGATCCGGGCTCAGTCGATGCCGGGCAGAATGTGCGGCTCCGCGAGGTCGTCCTCGTAGCCGGCCAGCCGGATGGGGGCCGCGTGCGCCCACACGTCCAGGCTGCCCAGCTCCCCGGACCTCTTCGGCCGGTCCGTATGTTCGGCCGGCCGCTTTTCCTGCTTCGTCAGTTCTGGTGTCACCGCGCACTCCTTCGTGTCGCGTGCCTATGAGGACATGGCCTTCGGTCGCGGTGGCGCCGTTCTCCGGGCGGGACCGCGGCCTTGGTGGCAGGCCAGTCCCCGGGCCGGCCGTGAGGGTTTGGTGAAACCCCGGTGGCCGACCGTAGGCATCAGAGTAACCAAATGAGCGGCCGCATGCTCTATGGGGCTCAGAAGTGTGACGCGATCGGGTGACTTCCGGACAGACGGGCGAACGGCGCGGTGTGGCCCACGCCTGGCGGGATGACCGGCCGGACCGGCCGGGTGACCGAGGACCTACCAGTTCGCCGGGGCGTAGTCCTTGAGGAAGCAGCCGTAGAGATCCTCACCGGACTCGCCGCGCACGATCGGGTCGTACACCCGGGCCGCACCGTCGACCAGGTCGAGAGGGGCGTGGAAGCCTTCCTCGGCGAGGCGGACCTTGTCCGGATGCGGACGCTCGTCGGTGATCCAGCCCGTGTCGACGGCGGTCATCAGGATGCCGTCCGACTCGAACATCTCCTGCGCGCTGGTGCGCGTCAGCATGTTGAGCGCGGCCTTGGCCATGTTGGTGTGGGGGTGGCCCGCACCCTTGTAGCCCCGGCTGAAGACACCCTCCATCGCCGACACGTTGACGACGTAGGCGCGCTTCGCCGCAACCGCCGCCATCGCCGGTCGCAGGCGGCTGATGAGGATGAACGGCGCGGTCGAGTTGCACAGCTGCACCTCGAGCAGCTCGACCGGGTCGACCTCGGAAACCGTCTGGATCCAGCTGTTGCTGTCGTGCAGGTCGGGAACGAGGCCGCCGGCGTCGATCGCCGTCCCGGCGGCGATCCGCTCCAGCGAGGCCGAACCGCTCACCAGGGCGAGGTCGGTGACCTCCTGGGCGGTCAGGGCGTCACCGGCACGCGCGGACGGCAGGGCGGGGATGTGGTCCACTGCGCCGGAGCCAAAGGTACCGATGACCTCGGACGGCGGCAGCTCGCCCGCGGGCAGCGGGCCCGACTCGGCCGCCACCAGCTCGCCGTACGCCTGCGGGGAGCGGCGCACCGTCTGGGCGGCGTTGTTGATCAGGATGTCCAGCGGCCCCTCGGCGGCCACCGAGTCGGCGAGCGCGACGACCTGCGCCGGGTCCCGCAGGTCGATGCCGACGATCTTGAGGCGGTGGATCCACTCGTCGCTGTCCGGCATCGCCTTGAAGCGCCGGATCGCGTCGTTGGGGAACCGGGTGGTGACGGTCGTGTGGGCGCCGTCGCGCAGCAGCCGCAGCGCGATGTACATGCCGATCTTGGCCCGGCCGCCCGTGAGCAGCGCGCGGCGGCCGGTGAGGTCGGTGCGGGCGTCCCGGCGGTTGCGGTTCTCGACCGCGCAGTTCCGGCACAGCTGGTGGTAGAAGTAGTCGACCTCGACGTACCGGGTCTTGCAGATGTAGCAGGAACGAGGACGCTGGAGTATCCCGGCGATCCGCCCCGCCTCGGTCACGGAGGAGGGCAGGATGCCCTCCGTCTCGTCGTCGATGCGCTGGGCGGAGCCGGTGGCGGTGGCCTCGGTGACCGCCTTGTCGTTCGCGGTCTTGGCGGCGCGGCGCTCCTGACGGCGGCGCTGCTTCACGGTCCGGTAGATGCCGGCGGTGGCACGTCGTACCGCGACGGCGTCGGGGTGGTCCACGTCCAGCTTGTCGAGCTCGTCGAGGACGCTCAGGCAGACGGCCAGGCGCTCGGGGTCGACACCCGGCCCGTACTCCTGGGTTTCTTCGGTCACCGTCATGGCGTCTGTCGTTCCTCGATCACTCGTGCGCTCACGCGCTCCCGTATCCCAAAAGCGGAATTTTACGGAGCGGAGGGCCGTGTCTCCAAACCCGCCGCCGGTGGGTGATCGAACACACAGTCGCCGCAGAGCCCGCCGGCGGGCGCGCGGTAGTAGAGGCAGCACGACGCCCGACGCAGCGCCGGACCGCGGACGGTGCCCGCCAGGCCCGGCAGGGCGAGGAGTCCCCCGACGAGGGCAGCGGCCCGTTCGGCGACCTCGGCGCGCCCATGGTCGCGGGACCAGCGGACCAGCTCCCGCAGCGCCCCCGCGAGGGCGGAACCGGCGTTGCCCCACAGCAGCCGCGGCGAGATCCGGCCGTCGGCGCGGAAGGCATCGGCCAGCGGGACCAGGTGGGCCTCGACGACGGCTTCGGCCATGTCCTCCACAGTGGCGGGCCGGGTGTCGGTCCCGGCCCACCAGAGATCGTCGGGCGAGGACAGCGACCCGTCCCAGTGCAGTTCGGCGGGGGTCAGGGCGGGGAAGCGTCCGTGGAGGCCGGCCGGGCCGAGAGCCGTCGACCACAGGCGCGCGGCGAGCCCGAGATGGGCGATCGACGCGGCGACCCTGCGCTCCGGGGCGCGCAGCCGGGCGGCGACCCGGTCGACGCGGGCACCGAGCGGTGCAGCGTCCCCCGCGTACAAGCGTGCCAGCGGCAGGTGCGCGCCGCCTTCGGGCAACGGAGCCGTCCGCAACGCGAAGAAGCCCCCCACCGATCCGCTCTCGACGAGATCCACCGTCGCCCCGCCCCTCTCCCGCAGTCGCTCGGTCCTGGACCCGGCGCGGCGCCGAGGTCCGCGGCCCACGGTATCGACGGCTCCCGGGGCGGGCCAATGTGGCCCGGACGGGACACGGACCGGCTCGGATCGAGTCCGCGCGCCCGGATGGGGCGGAGACGCCCGGTACGGCACCGTATGCCGAGAAAACCACGTCGTCCCCGTCCTGACCTGCCCGGGTGTACGTCTCCCGGGGTACGGAGCCGGCTCGTACTACGAGAGAAGTACGGCCGATGGGGTTCCCAGGTACGACGACGGAACCGCCGCGAGGAGAGATCGTTGTAGGTATGAGTCCCCTCGCGCTGTCCGTCCTCCTGTCACTGGTCTCGGCGGTCGCCTACGCGTCCGCCGCCATCGTGCAGGAGCGGGTCGCGGCCTCCGGCACGAACCGCACCTACGCACCGCTGCGCAGCCCGGCCTGGTGG encodes:
- a CDS encoding SDR family NAD(P)-dependent oxidoreductase; the protein is MTVTEETQEYGPGVDPERLAVCLSVLDELDKLDVDHPDAVAVRRATAGIYRTVKQRRRQERRAAKTANDKAVTEATATGSAQRIDDETEGILPSSVTEAGRIAGILQRPRSCYICKTRYVEVDYFYHQLCRNCAVENRNRRDARTDLTGRRALLTGGRAKIGMYIALRLLRDGAHTTVTTRFPNDAIRRFKAMPDSDEWIHRLKIVGIDLRDPAQVVALADSVAAEGPLDILINNAAQTVRRSPQAYGELVAAESGPLPAGELPPSEVIGTFGSGAVDHIPALPSARAGDALTAQEVTDLALVSGSASLERIAAGTAIDAGGLVPDLHDSNSWIQTVSEVDPVELLEVQLCNSTAPFILISRLRPAMAAVAAKRAYVVNVSAMEGVFSRGYKGAGHPHTNMAKAALNMLTRTSAQEMFESDGILMTAVDTGWITDERPHPDKVRLAEEGFHAPLDLVDGAARVYDPIVRGESGEDLYGCFLKDYAPANW
- a CDS encoding IS1380 family transposase, yielding MQSSHAAAKVSARFDDPNLIAYGGLAPLVRLAERCGLPGLVGEMMRLPASKNGTGSFPAAKSMALIAGMAAGADSIDDMDRLRHGAMRRLFTGVRAPSTLGSFLRSFTHGHVKQLHAVARRFLPRLAAHTPLLPGADTVAYLDLDDTIKPVHGYAKQGTGYGYNKVKGLNALIATLSTPLAAPVIAATRLRKGSVNSVRGAGSFAAEAVRTARASGATGMLTVRADAAYYAAEVIAACRALGARFSVTVRMNASVKQAIAAIDETAWTPIKYPKAVWDSEEERWISDAEIAEIEYTAFTSKPKKQQVTARLIVRRVKRLNPATVPGGQGELFTAWRYHAAFTDSTLPLIDAERDHRRHAIVEQVISELKNGPFAHAPSGSFQANAAWLALAALAFNLTRACGTLAGTFHARATCATIRDHLVNVPARLARSARRLTLHLPERWPWHDAFEALFNTLHTPPQPT
- a CDS encoding (2Fe-2S)-binding protein; amino-acid sequence: MDLVESGSVGGFFALRTAPLPEGGAHLPLARLYAGDAAPLGARVDRVAARLRAPERRVAASIAHLGLAARLWSTALGPAGLHGRFPALTPAELHWDGSLSSPDDLWWAGTDTRPATVEDMAEAVVEAHLVPLADAFRADGRISPRLLWGNAGSALAGALRELVRWSRDHGRAEVAERAAALVGGLLALPGLAGTVRGPALRRASCCLYYRAPAGGLCGDCVFDHPPAAGLETRPSAP